In Bombus vancouverensis nearcticus chromosome 1, iyBomVanc1_principal, whole genome shotgun sequence, a single genomic region encodes these proteins:
- the LOC117153752 gene encoding uncharacterized protein LOC117153752 translates to MIHFTRKLIARHGYEITQQTTRRACASTIHTLFSRRTWFIYTYQMIVYWMGIYEPLVEPCKMRLETQNTSSMELKVKDWSDSASSCTVSLLSVVVSLLDLKEITR, encoded by the exons ATGATTCATTTTACGCGGAAGTTGATTGCACGCCATGGCTATGAAATTACGCAACAAACCACTAGAAGAGCTTGTGCTTCAACGATACACACTTTATTCAGTAGAAGAACGTGGTTCATTTATACGTATCAAATGATCGTTTACTGGATGGGAATTTACGAGCCTCTTGTGGAACCATGTAAAATG AGATTAGAGACTCAGAATACCAGTTCCATGGAACTAAAAGTAAAAGATTGGTCTG aTTCGGCCTCCTCGTGCACGGTTTCGCTGCTTTCGGTAGTAGTTTCACTTTTAGATCTGAAAGAAATCACCAGATGA